A window of the Streptomyces sp. NBC_00454 genome harbors these coding sequences:
- a CDS encoding cellulase family glycosylhydrolase: MKDIRRRAQHRGRGPGRLAALLLTLVVMLGLSAGTALAGPDDHRKPSRPVVRVPDNPMDAVARMQPSWNLGNTLDAIPDEGSWGNGQTTKATFDTIAGQGFRSVRIPVTWTDHQSATAPYTIDAAYMARVKQIVDWALADGLYVVLNVHHDSWMWVEKITSDHDKVMARFNSTWSQISTTFRDAPRTLIFEGINEPSFANATDAQKASYLKELQTSFHSVVRASGGANANRMLSLTTPGGSGDQVHLDNLYTTITSLKDRQLIAQVHFYSWYPFSVNVAGGTLYDDVAQKHLEDSFAAMHRTFVARGIPLYLGEYGLLGYPDQFHPSRIERGEALKYYEHVGYGARKYGFTTALWDAFGYLNRDTLQWRDPALFAAIKSSWTTRSGTASFDKVFVPKSGPVTDKSLTLNLNGTFFRGLWQGDTRLVAGRDYTVTGNQLTFTAKALTRLVGNRAYGVNSTLQARFTSGLPWNIDIVTNDAPSVAAATGTTDSFAVPTQYRGNDLATMHATYADGTNAGPIDWNPYQEFNKAFSPDYPNGTIILTPEFLSALHDGQPATLVFHFYSGATATYHVTKSASAVTGTVS, translated from the coding sequence ATGAAGGACATACGGCGCCGCGCGCAGCACCGCGGCCGCGGCCCGGGCCGCCTGGCCGCCCTGCTGCTGACGCTGGTCGTCATGCTGGGGCTGAGCGCCGGCACCGCGCTGGCCGGGCCCGACGACCATCGCAAGCCGTCGCGGCCGGTGGTCCGGGTTCCGGACAACCCCATGGACGCCGTCGCGCGGATGCAGCCCAGCTGGAACCTGGGCAACACCCTGGACGCCATCCCGGACGAGGGGTCCTGGGGCAACGGACAGACCACCAAGGCGACGTTCGACACCATAGCCGGCCAGGGGTTTCGCAGCGTCCGCATCCCGGTGACCTGGACCGACCACCAATCCGCCACCGCGCCGTACACGATCGACGCCGCCTACATGGCCCGGGTCAAGCAGATCGTCGACTGGGCGCTGGCCGACGGCCTGTACGTGGTGCTCAACGTCCACCACGACTCGTGGATGTGGGTCGAGAAGATCACGAGCGACCACGACAAGGTGATGGCCCGGTTCAACTCCACCTGGTCCCAGATCTCCACGACCTTCCGTGACGCGCCGCGCACCCTGATCTTCGAGGGCATCAACGAGCCGAGCTTCGCCAACGCCACGGACGCGCAGAAGGCCTCCTACCTGAAGGAGCTGCAGACCTCGTTCCACTCCGTGGTCCGCGCTTCGGGCGGCGCGAACGCGAACCGCATGTTGTCGCTGACCACGCCGGGCGGCAGCGGTGACCAGGTCCACCTGGACAACCTGTACACCACGATCACCTCACTGAAGGACCGTCAGCTCATCGCGCAGGTGCACTTCTACAGCTGGTACCCGTTCAGCGTGAACGTGGCGGGCGGCACCCTGTACGACGACGTCGCGCAGAAGCACCTGGAGGATTCCTTCGCCGCCATGCACCGCACCTTCGTCGCCAGGGGCATCCCGCTCTATCTCGGCGAGTACGGTCTGCTGGGCTATCCCGATCAGTTCCACCCCTCCCGCATCGAGCGGGGCGAGGCGCTGAAGTACTACGAGCACGTGGGCTACGGGGCCCGCAAGTACGGCTTCACCACCGCCCTGTGGGACGCGTTCGGCTACCTGAACCGCGACACCCTCCAGTGGCGTGACCCGGCCCTGTTCGCCGCGATCAAGTCGAGCTGGACCACCCGCTCGGGCACGGCATCCTTCGACAAGGTCTTCGTCCCGAAGTCCGGCCCGGTCACGGACAAGTCGCTCACCCTGAACCTCAACGGCACCTTCTTCCGGGGACTGTGGCAGGGCGACACCAGGCTGGTCGCCGGACGGGATTACACCGTCACCGGCAACCAGCTGACCTTCACCGCCAAGGCGCTCACCCGCCTGGTCGGCAACCGCGCCTACGGCGTCAACTCGACGCTCCAGGCCCGGTTCACCAGTGGGCTGCCCTGGAACATCGACATCGTCACCAACGACGCTCCGTCGGTGGCGGCCGCCACCGGCACCACGGACTCGTTCGCCGTCCCCACCCAGTACCGGGGCAACGACCTGGCGACCATGCACGCCACCTACGCCGACGGCACCAACGCCGGCCCGATCGACTGGAACCCCTACCAGGAGTTCAACAAGGCGTTCTCGCCCGACTACCCGAACGGCACGATCATCCTGACCCCCGAGTTCCTGAGCGCGCTCCACGACGGACAGCCGGCGACGCTGGTCTTCCACTTCTACAGCGGCGCCACCGCCACCTACCACGTCACCAAGTCCGCAAGCGCGGTCACCGGCACGGTCTCCTGA
- a CDS encoding glycoside hydrolase family 43 protein: MPPPHRPDGRSANPVIPGFHPDPSICRVGDDYYLACSSFEYFPGVPLFHSRDLVHWTQIGNALDRPEQLRLSDAWSSGGIYAPTLRHHNDRFWLIVTNCSEGGGNLIVTATDPAGPWSDPIRAPGVPGIDPDLVWDEDGTCWCTVAGGSQVRLDPSTGRTYGIPRQLWSGGPGAKAPEAPHLYRIGDYWYLLIAEGGTERGHAVSIARGRTPAGPFEPCPANPVLTHRGTDHPVQNTGHADLVQGPDGSWWMVLLGVRPGGGTPGWHVLGRETFLTPVTWVDDWPVVGEVSLELPELPWPLFPGPVEEQRDDFDLAELRPSWISLRDRSAEHCTTKERPGWLTLRARGGSLDEPDAVFTGRRQQHLACRARTLTDPSQGRGGLAVRLDEQHHYAIEASGSEVRVVARVGPLSTVVAARSVPAGPVVLAVTIAQPAPHGPCTGPDLVRLGVEQPDGTFTELAALDGRYLSTEVAGGFTGRVIGMYAAQGSVHFDWFEYEPLDG, encoded by the coding sequence GTGCCCCCACCGCACCGGCCGGACGGACGCTCCGCCAACCCCGTGATCCCCGGCTTCCACCCCGATCCCAGCATCTGCCGGGTCGGTGACGACTACTACCTGGCCTGCTCCAGCTTCGAGTACTTCCCCGGCGTTCCCCTCTTCCACAGCCGTGACCTGGTGCACTGGACGCAGATCGGCAACGCCCTGGACCGGCCGGAGCAATTGCGTCTGTCGGACGCGTGGTCCTCCGGCGGGATCTACGCCCCCACCCTGCGCCACCACAACGACCGCTTCTGGTTGATCGTCACCAACTGCAGCGAGGGCGGCGGCAACCTGATCGTCACGGCCACCGACCCCGCCGGACCGTGGTCGGACCCCATCCGGGCGCCGGGTGTCCCCGGCATCGATCCCGACCTGGTCTGGGACGAGGACGGCACCTGCTGGTGCACGGTCGCCGGGGGCTCGCAGGTCCGTCTCGACCCGTCCACCGGGCGGACGTACGGTATCCCGCGCCAGCTCTGGTCCGGCGGGCCCGGCGCCAAGGCCCCGGAGGCGCCGCACCTGTACCGGATCGGCGACTACTGGTACCTGCTCATCGCCGAGGGCGGCACCGAACGCGGCCACGCCGTGTCGATCGCCCGCGGTCGTACGCCCGCCGGCCCGTTCGAGCCGTGCCCGGCCAACCCGGTCCTCACCCACCGCGGCACCGACCACCCCGTCCAGAACACCGGGCACGCCGATCTGGTCCAAGGCCCCGACGGATCCTGGTGGATGGTGCTGCTCGGCGTACGGCCCGGTGGCGGAACTCCGGGCTGGCACGTACTCGGCCGGGAGACCTTCCTGACCCCCGTGACCTGGGTGGACGACTGGCCGGTCGTCGGCGAGGTCTCCCTGGAGCTGCCGGAGCTCCCGTGGCCGCTCTTCCCCGGCCCCGTCGAGGAGCAGCGGGACGACTTCGACCTCGCCGAGCTGCGCCCCTCCTGGATCTCCCTGCGCGACCGGTCCGCCGAACACTGCACCACCAAGGAGCGCCCCGGCTGGCTGACGCTGCGCGCGCGGGGCGGCTCCCTGGACGAACCCGACGCGGTGTTCACCGGCCGGCGCCAGCAGCACCTCGCGTGCCGGGCACGGACCCTGACCGACCCCTCGCAAGGGCGCGGCGGCCTCGCCGTCCGCCTCGACGAGCAGCACCATTACGCGATCGAGGCGTCCGGCTCGGAGGTACGGGTCGTCGCGCGCGTCGGCCCCCTGAGCACGGTCGTGGCCGCACGCTCCGTGCCCGCCGGGCCGGTGGTCCTCGCCGTCACGATCGCACAGCCGGCGCCGCACGGACCGTGCACCGGCCCCGACCTCGTCCGACTCGGCGTCGAGCAGCCCGACGGCACGTTCACCGAGCTCGCGGCCCTCGACGGCCGCTACCTGTCGACCGAGGTCGCCGGCGGCTTCACCGGCCGCGTCATCGGCATGTACGCCGCTCAAGGCAGCGTCCACTTCGACTGGTTCGAGTACGAGCCCCTCGACGGCTGA
- a CDS encoding alpha-galactosidase, translating to MTKEPETFHWGHEALHLEIALDEHGSPRLTHLGPPGEARDIPGASLPLVEVTATGHGRGWSGDRLIGTDLGGRLRHRSHRATRDGDWHTLTVHLHDPETGLAAEVTYRSPDGIPVLRSEMTLRNEGRAALHLESVSSLAVGCLTPQDPAAVDDADLLWAENDWLAECRWRRQPMRLTTPAHGGRVTNGHGRAGFALNGQGTWSSCGRLPMGGLTDRRTGRTWVWQIEHNGGGWRWECAEHDRAAYAALFGPTDTQHGWRHSLEPGTAFRTVPAALSFSADGGPDAAFAALTRYRRAQRRPHADHQRLPVIFNDYMNCLMGDPTTGKLLPLVDAAADAGAEYFVIDAGWYDDDNGGWWTTVGAWEPAASRFPGTRGIHEVLDRIRERGMVPGLWLEPEVIGVRSPVAKSLPDGAFFRRDGARVTEAGRHHLDLRHPDARAHLDQVVDRLVGEWGVGYLKLDHNIDPGSGTSAHPGETPGAGLLGHNRAHLDWLDGVLDRYPHLVLENCASGGMRWDDAMLSRMQLQSTSDQQNLARYAPIAASAPTAVTPEQGAVWAYPQPEDSPDEVAFTMASALLGRIHLSGRLTELEPEARALVHEAVAVYKAIRADLPHAVPSWPLGLPAWDDPWIALALHTPAATYLTAWRRPGTDATAMLRLPHLRNTAAHVDLLYPSASRAVSDWMPDTAELRLTLPTAPSAVLLRITPADRGSS from the coding sequence ATGACCAAGGAACCAGAGACCTTCCACTGGGGGCACGAGGCCCTCCACCTCGAGATCGCCCTCGATGAGCACGGCAGCCCGCGCCTGACGCACCTCGGACCACCCGGCGAAGCGCGGGACATCCCCGGTGCATCGCTGCCCCTGGTGGAGGTGACGGCCACGGGTCACGGCCGCGGCTGGTCGGGCGACCGCCTGATCGGGACCGATCTCGGCGGCCGTCTGCGCCACCGGAGCCACCGCGCGACCCGCGACGGGGACTGGCACACACTGACCGTGCACCTGCACGATCCGGAAACCGGGCTGGCCGCGGAGGTGACCTACCGGTCACCGGACGGCATCCCCGTGCTCCGCAGCGAGATGACCCTGCGCAACGAAGGGCGGGCCGCGCTGCACCTGGAGTCGGTCAGCTCGCTCGCGGTGGGCTGCCTGACCCCGCAGGATCCGGCGGCCGTCGATGACGCGGACCTGCTGTGGGCGGAGAACGACTGGCTCGCCGAATGCCGCTGGCGGCGACAGCCGATGCGCCTGACCACGCCGGCCCACGGCGGACGGGTGACCAACGGGCACGGCAGAGCCGGCTTCGCCCTCAACGGACAGGGCACCTGGTCCAGTTGCGGCCGCCTGCCCATGGGCGGCCTGACGGACCGGCGTACCGGCCGCACGTGGGTGTGGCAGATCGAGCACAACGGCGGGGGCTGGCGCTGGGAGTGCGCGGAGCACGACCGGGCGGCCTACGCGGCCCTGTTCGGACCCACCGACACCCAGCACGGCTGGCGGCACTCCCTCGAACCCGGCACCGCCTTCCGCACCGTCCCCGCCGCCCTGTCCTTCAGCGCCGACGGAGGACCCGACGCCGCGTTCGCCGCGCTGACCCGCTACCGCCGCGCCCAACGCCGCCCACACGCCGACCACCAGCGCCTGCCCGTCATCTTCAACGACTACATGAACTGCCTGATGGGCGACCCCACGACCGGGAAGCTGCTGCCGCTCGTCGACGCGGCGGCCGACGCGGGCGCGGAGTACTTCGTGATCGACGCCGGCTGGTACGACGACGACAACGGCGGCTGGTGGACCACCGTCGGCGCCTGGGAGCCCGCCGCCTCCCGGTTCCCCGGGACGCGCGGGATCCACGAGGTGCTGGACCGCATCCGGGAGCGCGGCATGGTTCCCGGGCTGTGGCTGGAGCCGGAGGTGATCGGCGTACGCAGCCCCGTGGCCAAGTCCCTGCCCGACGGGGCGTTCTTCCGCCGCGACGGCGCCCGAGTCACGGAGGCCGGCCGGCACCACCTGGACCTGCGCCATCCGGACGCCCGCGCCCACCTGGACCAGGTCGTGGACCGCCTCGTCGGCGAGTGGGGCGTCGGATACCTCAAACTCGACCACAACATCGACCCCGGCTCCGGCACCAGCGCCCACCCCGGCGAGACCCCGGGCGCCGGCCTGCTCGGCCACAACCGGGCGCACCTCGACTGGCTCGACGGCGTCCTCGACCGGTACCCGCACCTGGTACTGGAGAACTGTGCCTCCGGCGGCATGCGCTGGGACGACGCCATGCTCTCCCGGATGCAGCTGCAGTCCACCAGCGACCAGCAGAACCTCGCCCGCTACGCGCCCATCGCGGCTTCCGCGCCCACCGCCGTCACCCCCGAACAGGGTGCCGTCTGGGCGTACCCCCAGCCGGAGGACTCCCCCGACGAGGTGGCCTTCACCATGGCCAGCGCACTCCTCGGCCGGATCCACCTCTCCGGCCGCCTGACCGAACTCGAACCGGAAGCCCGCGCCCTGGTCCATGAGGCGGTGGCGGTGTACAAGGCCATCCGCGCCGACCTGCCGCACGCCGTGCCGTCCTGGCCACTGGGCCTTCCCGCCTGGGACGACCCCTGGATCGCCCTGGCCCTGCACACTCCCGCCGCCACCTACCTCACCGCCTGGCGCCGCCCCGGAACCGACGCCACGGCGATGCTGCGCCTGCCGCACCTGCGGAACACCGCCGCCCACGTCGACCTGCTCTACCCCTCGGCGAGCCGGGCCGTTTCCGACTGGATGCCCGACACGGCCGAGCTGAGGCTGACCCTGCCCACCGCGCCCTCCGCCGTCCTGCTGCGCATCACCCCCGCGGACCGCGGCAGTTCCTGA
- a CDS encoding beta-galactosidase — protein MTTRSITDRLGGLAFGGDYNPEQWDEPVWKEDDELMSRARVNLATVGVFSWALLEPEEGRYDFTWLDAHIDRLHANGVAVDLATPTASPPPWFTLAHPDALPVRADGTRLVHGSRDTYCLASPAYRSAARRIASALAERYGDHPALALWHVHNEYGTLCWCDHAAAAFRVWLRARHGSLDALNEAWGTAFWSQRYTSWEQVLPPRATQYHKNPGQTLDFHRFWGDEIISAYREQRDAIRAHSDRPVTTNLMLPYYLRLNLWAFARELDVVTSDQYPSEPGLDACAHVAFYADRSRSLAGGRPWLLMEQGTSTLYDGDQVLGKEPGEILRHSLGHIARGSEGALFFQWRQSRAGAETWHSAMLPHAGPDSRIFREVTRTGEAVARLGELAGSTVTAQVAVLDDPDAMWALEVDGLPSARLDYHAPLAGAHRALWDAGVTADFAHPEHELSGYRLVIAPSLFLLSDKGAENLRRYVEGGGTLLVQHASGFVDDRMHARLGGYPAGPLREALGIRVEEHRPLRTDERIALSDGSHGTLWSESLRTEGAEALAAYTHGMLTGSPALTRHRSGSGQGWYLSTRLDDADYAALVGRLLKEAGVEPEAPGLPAGVEAVTRHAPDGRRWQVLLNHTSETVPLPEPAHDLLTDALVHELPPGGCAVLRGH, from the coding sequence ATGACGACTCGCAGCATCACCGATCGCCTGGGTGGCCTGGCCTTCGGCGGGGACTACAACCCCGAGCAGTGGGACGAGCCGGTCTGGAAGGAGGACGACGAACTCATGAGCCGGGCCAGGGTCAACCTGGCCACGGTGGGCGTCTTCTCGTGGGCCCTGCTCGAACCGGAGGAAGGGCGCTACGACTTCACCTGGCTCGACGCCCACATCGACCGCCTGCACGCGAACGGCGTGGCCGTCGACCTGGCCACCCCGACCGCCTCCCCGCCCCCGTGGTTCACCCTGGCCCACCCCGACGCGCTGCCGGTCCGGGCCGACGGCACCCGCCTCGTCCACGGCAGCCGCGACACCTATTGCCTCGCCTCCCCCGCCTACCGCAGCGCGGCCCGCCGGATCGCCTCCGCGCTCGCCGAGCGGTACGGCGACCACCCCGCCCTCGCGCTGTGGCACGTGCACAACGAGTACGGCACGCTCTGCTGGTGCGACCACGCGGCCGCCGCGTTCCGGGTGTGGCTGCGAGCCCGCCACGGCTCGCTGGACGCCCTCAACGAAGCCTGGGGAACGGCCTTTTGGAGCCAGCGCTACACCTCCTGGGAGCAGGTGCTGCCGCCGCGCGCGACCCAGTACCACAAGAACCCCGGCCAGACGCTGGACTTCCACCGCTTCTGGGGCGACGAGATCATCTCCGCGTACCGCGAACAGCGCGACGCGATCCGCGCGCACAGCGACCGCCCGGTGACGACGAACCTGATGCTGCCCTACTACCTGAGGCTCAACCTGTGGGCCTTCGCCCGTGAACTCGACGTCGTCACCTCCGACCAGTACCCGTCCGAGCCGGGCCTGGACGCCTGCGCCCACGTCGCCTTCTACGCCGACCGCTCCCGCTCCTTGGCCGGAGGCCGTCCGTGGCTGCTGATGGAACAGGGCACCAGCACCCTCTACGACGGCGACCAGGTGCTCGGCAAGGAGCCCGGCGAGATCCTGCGCCACAGCCTCGGCCACATCGCGCGCGGTTCGGAGGGGGCCCTCTTCTTCCAGTGGCGCCAGTCCCGGGCCGGTGCCGAGACCTGGCACTCGGCGATGCTTCCGCACGCGGGGCCCGACAGCCGCATCTTCCGCGAGGTCACCCGCACCGGCGAGGCGGTCGCGCGGCTCGGGGAGCTGGCGGGATCCACGGTCACCGCGCAGGTCGCCGTACTCGACGACCCGGACGCCATGTGGGCACTGGAGGTGGACGGCCTGCCCTCCGCCCGGCTCGACTACCACGCGCCGCTCGCCGGGGCACACCGGGCGCTGTGGGACGCGGGCGTCACGGCCGACTTCGCCCATCCGGAGCACGAATTGAGCGGCTACCGGCTGGTCATCGCCCCGTCCTTGTTCCTGCTGTCCGACAAGGGCGCCGAGAACCTGCGCCGTTACGTCGAGGGCGGCGGCACGCTCCTCGTCCAGCACGCGAGCGGATTCGTCGACGACCGCATGCACGCCCGGCTGGGCGGCTATCCGGCGGGCCCGCTGCGCGAGGCACTGGGCATCCGCGTCGAGGAGCACCGGCCGCTGCGGACGGATGAACGCATCGCCCTGTCGGACGGGTCGCACGGCACGCTCTGGAGCGAGTCCCTGCGCACGGAGGGCGCGGAGGCGCTCGCCGCCTACACCCACGGCATGCTCACGGGCAGCCCGGCCCTGACCCGGCACCGCTCCGGCAGCGGACAGGGCTGGTACCTCTCCACCCGCCTGGACGACGCGGACTACGCGGCCCTGGTCGGCCGCCTGCTGAAGGAGGCCGGTGTCGAGCCGGAGGCGCCGGGCCTGCCGGCCGGTGTCGAAGCCGTCACCCGGCACGCACCCGACGGCCGCCGCTGGCAGGTCCTGCTCAACCACACCTCCGAAACCGTGCCCCTGCCGGAACCGGCGCACGACCTGCTCACCGATGCCCTCGTGCACGAGCTGCCGCCCGGCGGTTGCGCGGTTCTGCGCGGGCACTGA
- a CDS encoding RICIN domain-containing protein, whose protein sequence is MAGLFTGLAAVGTAQAASVDTSAWYVLVNRGSGKALDVSGGSTADGAALSQWARHDGANQLFQFVDSGGGYYRLKAQHSGKVLDVYGFSTDDHADIVQWSDAGGVNQQFRLADSLDGYTRLINRNSGKAVEVQNASTADGAKVVQFTDWGGANQQWQLVRASGVLAQVHTAGRVKDAGNTVQYGWPGVYFEGRVRGTGVGIVLGDSAADYDVQVDGATVATLVAPGNTTHWINGLQDREHGVRLVKRNDSPGNTSTFGGFLAAPGGAVLSKPAARGRQIEFIGDSLTVGYGNLSTSRTCTWDQVRRSTNSDVSYGALTARQLNADYQINGYSGLGMVRNSNGGRSDVTYRTFYDRALLSVSGDVWQNPGTWRPQLVVVNLGTNDFSTAVNPGEPWTPESLAAGYRSAYGAFLQKLRTGYGTGTTIVAVGAGQYAGHVQQVVKARNDAGDSGVRYWALDDSGLDFLGCDWHYSAHDDRLIADRLTSFIAGLPTGW, encoded by the coding sequence ATGGCGGGGCTTTTCACCGGACTCGCTGCTGTCGGGACGGCGCAGGCGGCGAGCGTGGATACGAGCGCGTGGTACGTGCTGGTCAACCGTGGCAGCGGCAAGGCGCTCGACGTGTCGGGAGGGAGTACCGCCGACGGGGCGGCCTTGTCGCAGTGGGCCCGTCATGACGGGGCCAATCAGCTGTTCCAGTTCGTCGACTCGGGTGGAGGCTACTACCGGCTGAAGGCGCAGCACTCGGGCAAGGTGCTGGACGTCTACGGCTTCTCCACCGACGACCATGCGGACATCGTGCAGTGGAGCGATGCGGGCGGCGTCAACCAGCAGTTCCGACTGGCGGATTCCCTGGACGGTTACACCCGGTTGATCAACCGCAACAGCGGCAAGGCCGTAGAGGTCCAGAACGCCTCCACCGCGGACGGCGCGAAAGTCGTGCAGTTCACCGACTGGGGCGGAGCCAACCAGCAGTGGCAACTGGTCCGCGCGTCGGGAGTGCTGGCGCAGGTGCACACCGCCGGGCGGGTCAAGGACGCCGGGAACACGGTGCAGTACGGCTGGCCCGGTGTGTACTTCGAGGGCCGCGTCAGGGGCACCGGCGTGGGGATCGTGCTGGGCGACTCGGCGGCCGATTACGACGTCCAGGTCGACGGAGCCACCGTCGCCACGCTCGTTGCGCCCGGCAACACCACGCACTGGATCAACGGGCTGCAGGACCGTGAGCACGGCGTCCGGCTGGTCAAGCGCAACGACAGCCCGGGGAACACCAGTACCTTCGGGGGCTTCCTGGCCGCGCCCGGCGGCGCCGTACTGAGCAAACCTGCGGCCCGCGGCCGTCAGATCGAGTTCATCGGAGACTCCCTCACGGTGGGCTACGGCAACCTCTCGACCTCCCGCACCTGCACCTGGGACCAGGTCAGGCGGAGCACCAACTCCGATGTGAGCTACGGCGCCCTCACCGCCCGGCAACTGAATGCCGACTACCAGATCAACGGCTATTCGGGCCTCGGCATGGTGCGCAACTCCAACGGCGGCCGCTCGGACGTCACGTACCGGACCTTCTACGACCGCGCCCTGTTGAGTGTGTCCGGCGACGTCTGGCAGAACCCGGGCACCTGGCGCCCTCAGCTCGTGGTGGTCAACCTCGGCACCAACGACTTCTCGACCGCCGTCAACCCCGGTGAGCCGTGGACGCCCGAGAGCCTCGCGGCCGGCTATCGCAGCGCCTACGGAGCCTTCCTCCAGAAGCTGCGTACGGGCTACGGGACCGGGACGACCATCGTGGCAGTCGGCGCCGGCCAGTACGCCGGCCATGTCCAGCAGGTGGTCAAGGCGCGCAACGACGCCGGCGACAGTGGGGTCCGCTACTGGGCCCTGGACGACTCGGGCCTGGACTTCCTCGGCTGCGACTGGCACTACTCGGCCCACGACGACCGGCTCATCGCCGACCGGCTCACCTCGTTCATCGCCGGACTCCCGACAGGCTGGTGA